From Arcticibacter tournemirensis, one genomic window encodes:
- a CDS encoding RNA polymerase sigma-70 factor, translating to MGTEYTNYSDEELICLLNQGEKKAFDEIYRRYWNPMFRSAYNVVRDRDACMDIIQELFIWIWSHHDSMRVTTLKGYLFAAVKFKVANYIRYGKIRESFFDDVRKLGEPSVSVEESVEVKDLLVVIARFTSELPEKCREVFMLSRNEHLSNKEIAVRLGISVKTVENQITTALKKLRSSLVRLSSFILFFL from the coding sequence TTGGGGACGGAATACACGAATTATTCGGACGAAGAGCTCATCTGTTTGCTTAATCAGGGGGAAAAGAAAGCCTTTGATGAGATTTACAGACGCTATTGGAACCCTATGTTCCGGTCTGCCTACAATGTAGTGAGAGACAGGGATGCCTGCATGGACATTATACAGGAACTTTTTATCTGGATCTGGTCGCATCACGACAGCATGAGAGTTACCACATTAAAGGGCTACCTGTTTGCTGCTGTTAAATTCAAAGTTGCCAATTATATCCGGTATGGAAAGATCCGGGAATCCTTTTTTGACGATGTCCGTAAGCTTGGCGAACCTTCTGTTTCTGTAGAGGAGAGTGTAGAAGTAAAGGATTTGCTTGTTGTTATAGCGCGTTTTACCAGTGAACTTCCTGAGAAGTGCCGTGAAGTGTTCATGTTAAGCAGGAATGAGCACCTTAGTAATAAAGAAATAGCAGTGCGCCTCGGGATCTCCGTGAAGACTGTCGAGAATCAAATCACCACCGCGCTCAAAAAGCTGCGTTCTTCCCTCGTGCGTTTATCCTCTTTCATATTGTTTTTTCTGTAA
- the purL gene encoding phosphoribosylformylglycinamidine synthase, which produces MIYFFSNKANTVYAVQKPETLDSSDISKLSWLFGSAQLVQDSKIQDYFVGPRAAMVTPWSTNAVEITQNMDIHGILRIEEYTRVTADFKDFDPMLSQKYKELDQDIFTIHIKPEPILEIDDIAAYNQQEGLSLSEEEIEYLNGLANKLGRKLTDSEVFGFSQVNSEHCRHKIFNGTFVIDGQEQPVSLFKLIRKTSEAHPNGIVSAYKDNVAFLKGPVVQQFAPQRPDVPAYYEIKDFESVISVKAETHNFPTTVEPFNGAATGSGGEIRDRLAGGQGAVPLAGTAVYMTALSRLTKDRPWENAVQEREWLYQTPVDILIKASNGASDFGNKFGQPLIAGSVLTFEHEENSRILGYDKVIMQAGGIGYGKADQAKKYTPKQNDKIVVLGGDNYRIGMGGAAVSSADTGAFESGIELNAVQRSNPEMQKRVANAVRGMVESDNNAIVSIHDHGAGGHLNCLSELVEETGGKIDLDKLPVGDPTLSAKEIIGNESQERMGLVIGEENLDTLQKIADRERAPMYTVGTVTGDHRFSFESQVSGAKPMDLKMEDMFGSSPKTVMQDKTVETKYEPVVYDVSKLETYLEQVLQLEAVACKDWLVNKVDRCVGGRVATQQCAGPLQLPLNNCGVMALDFQGKDGIATSIGHAPLSALIDPAAGSRNAIAEALSNIVWAPLKDGLTSVSLSANWMWACKNEGEDARLYKAVKACSDFAIELGINIPTGKDSLSMKQKYKDKEVIAPGTVIISAAGHCDDITATVEPVLRKDGGSIYYISLSGDRFKLGGSSFAQILNKIGSETPDIRNAAEFKNVFDTVQGLIKAGHIQAGHDIGSGGLITTLLELCFADRGLGASIDLSPLGDQDIIETLFSENIALVFQADQAVESILESKGITYYKIGEVSSESLLKVKNGTGEWNFDIDQLRDVWFKTSYLLDQKQSGPVKAKERFDNYKFQVLKYKFPPDFNGKKPVLDPAKPRIKAAILREKGSNSERELANAMYLAGFDVKDVHMTDLISGRETLEDIRFIGAVGGFSNSDVLGSAKGWAGAFLYNEKARIALENFFKREDTLSIGICNGCQLFVELGLINDDHDNKPKMLHNDSGKHESGFTSLTIQENKSVMLSSLAGSTLGVWISHGEGKFELPYTEDKYQIVAKYGYEGYPANPNGSGYNTGILCDRTGRHLVTMPHIERSLLQWQWANYPAGRKDEVSPWFEAFVNARVWLEGH; this is translated from the coding sequence ATGATATACTTTTTTTCCAATAAGGCGAATACAGTCTACGCAGTACAAAAACCAGAAACCCTTGATTCTTCAGATATTTCTAAATTAAGCTGGCTTTTTGGTAGCGCTCAGTTAGTACAGGACTCAAAAATCCAGGACTATTTTGTAGGACCCCGTGCAGCAATGGTTACTCCCTGGAGTACGAACGCTGTTGAGATCACTCAAAATATGGATATCCATGGAATATTGAGGATAGAGGAGTATACAAGAGTAACAGCTGATTTTAAGGATTTCGACCCGATGCTTTCGCAGAAGTATAAGGAACTGGACCAGGATATTTTTACCATCCATATCAAGCCTGAGCCAATTCTTGAAATTGACGATATCGCTGCTTACAATCAGCAGGAAGGGCTTTCGCTGAGCGAAGAGGAAATTGAATATCTGAATGGTCTTGCTAACAAACTGGGGCGTAAGCTCACCGACTCCGAAGTATTCGGCTTCTCTCAGGTAAATTCAGAACACTGCCGTCATAAAATCTTCAACGGAACATTTGTTATAGACGGACAGGAACAGCCGGTATCGTTATTTAAACTTATCCGTAAAACGTCTGAAGCTCATCCCAACGGGATCGTTTCTGCTTATAAAGATAATGTAGCCTTCCTGAAAGGACCGGTGGTGCAGCAGTTTGCTCCCCAAAGGCCTGATGTTCCTGCATATTATGAAATAAAGGATTTTGAATCGGTTATTTCGGTGAAAGCCGAAACACATAATTTCCCTACAACAGTAGAACCCTTTAACGGTGCGGCAACCGGCTCCGGAGGGGAGATCAGGGACCGTCTGGCAGGCGGACAAGGCGCTGTTCCTCTCGCGGGAACGGCAGTATATATGACTGCTCTTTCACGTCTTACAAAAGACAGGCCCTGGGAAAACGCAGTACAGGAAAGGGAATGGTTGTACCAAACACCGGTTGATATCCTGATTAAAGCATCGAACGGTGCGTCCGATTTCGGAAATAAGTTTGGCCAGCCGCTGATCGCAGGTTCCGTCCTAACGTTTGAACATGAGGAAAACTCGAGGATCCTCGGGTACGATAAGGTGATCATGCAGGCAGGAGGGATAGGGTATGGGAAAGCCGACCAGGCAAAAAAATATACACCGAAGCAAAACGACAAGATCGTAGTCCTCGGTGGTGATAATTACCGTATCGGTATGGGCGGGGCGGCTGTATCTTCGGCTGATACCGGCGCCTTCGAATCGGGAATTGAGCTCAATGCGGTGCAGCGCTCGAATCCGGAGATGCAAAAACGGGTTGCCAACGCCGTTCGGGGCATGGTTGAAAGCGACAACAACGCGATCGTATCCATACATGACCACGGTGCAGGTGGCCATCTGAATTGCCTTTCGGAGCTGGTAGAAGAAACCGGCGGTAAAATAGATCTTGATAAGTTGCCGGTAGGAGATCCAACGCTTTCTGCCAAGGAAATTATCGGTAACGAATCGCAGGAACGTATGGGCCTGGTGATCGGAGAGGAGAACCTGGACACCCTGCAGAAGATCGCTGACAGGGAGCGTGCTCCAATGTATACTGTGGGTACGGTAACAGGCGACCATCGTTTCAGTTTTGAATCTCAGGTGAGCGGAGCTAAGCCGATGGACCTGAAGATGGAGGATATGTTTGGAAGTTCCCCGAAAACGGTGATGCAGGATAAAACCGTCGAAACAAAATATGAGCCGGTTGTATACGATGTGAGTAAGCTTGAAACTTACCTTGAGCAGGTACTGCAACTGGAAGCGGTAGCTTGTAAAGACTGGCTTGTGAATAAAGTCGACCGTTGCGTTGGCGGCCGGGTTGCTACACAACAATGTGCTGGTCCCCTTCAGCTGCCTTTAAACAACTGCGGGGTAATGGCGCTGGATTTCCAGGGAAAGGATGGGATTGCGACCTCTATAGGTCATGCTCCCCTTTCTGCTCTTATTGATCCGGCGGCAGGTAGCCGGAATGCTATCGCTGAAGCTCTTTCGAATATAGTCTGGGCTCCTTTGAAAGACGGCCTGACGAGTGTATCGCTCTCAGCTAACTGGATGTGGGCATGCAAAAATGAGGGCGAGGACGCCCGCTTGTATAAAGCGGTGAAGGCTTGTTCCGACTTTGCAATCGAACTGGGTATCAACATTCCTACTGGTAAAGACTCCCTGTCGATGAAGCAGAAGTACAAAGACAAGGAGGTGATCGCACCAGGAACTGTAATTATTTCTGCTGCTGGTCATTGCGACGATATAACAGCTACCGTTGAGCCTGTCCTTCGCAAAGATGGCGGTTCTATTTATTATATTAGTCTTTCTGGCGATCGCTTTAAGCTTGGCGGATCTTCTTTCGCTCAAATCCTGAATAAAATTGGCTCGGAAACTCCCGATATCAGGAACGCAGCTGAATTTAAAAATGTGTTCGACACCGTACAAGGTTTAATCAAAGCCGGCCATATTCAGGCAGGGCATGACATCGGAAGCGGTGGATTGATCACTACCTTGCTGGAGCTTTGCTTTGCTGATCGTGGTCTGGGAGCCAGTATCGACTTGTCGCCTCTTGGAGATCAGGACATCATTGAGACTCTTTTTTCAGAAAATATTGCATTGGTATTCCAGGCTGATCAGGCAGTAGAATCCATTCTCGAATCAAAGGGGATTACCTACTATAAGATCGGGGAGGTTAGTTCCGAGTCCTTGCTGAAAGTGAAGAACGGTACAGGTGAATGGAATTTTGACATTGACCAGTTACGCGATGTGTGGTTCAAAACCTCGTATCTTCTTGATCAGAAGCAAAGCGGACCGGTAAAGGCAAAGGAGCGTTTTGATAACTATAAGTTCCAGGTTCTGAAATATAAGTTCCCGCCGGATTTCAACGGGAAGAAACCGGTTTTGGATCCTGCAAAGCCAAGGATTAAGGCGGCGATCCTTCGCGAGAAGGGCAGCAACTCTGAAAGAGAGCTGGCCAATGCCATGTATCTCGCCGGCTTTGATGTGAAAGATGTTCACATGACGGATTTGATCTCCGGAAGGGAAACTTTGGAAGATATTCGTTTTATAGGCGCAGTTGGAGGCTTTTCCAATTCCGATGTGCTCGGTTCAGCTAAAGGATGGGCAGGAGCTTTCCTATATAATGAGAAAGCAAGGATCGCACTGGAGAATTTCTTCAAACGTGAGGATACTCTTTCCATTGGCATTTGTAATGGCTGCCAGCTGTTTGTGGAGCTGGGACTGATCAACGATGATCATGATAATAAACCAAAGATGCTGCATAATGATAGCGGCAAACACGAATCGGGCTTTACCTCGCTGACTATTCAGGAGAATAAATCGGTGATGCTGTCGAGCCTCGCCGGATCAACTCTCGGTGTATGGATCTCACACGGAGAAGGCAAGTTTGAGCTCCCTTATACAGAAGACAAATATCAGATTGTTGCCAAGTATGGATATGAAGGTTATCCGGCTAATCCGAACGGATCGGGCTATAATACAGGAATCCTTTGCGACAGGACCGGAAGACACCTCGTGACAATGCCGCACATAGAACGTTCGCTTCTTCAGTGGCAGTGGGCTAATTACCCTGCAGGACGTAAGGATGAGGTGTCGCCGTGGTTTGAAGCTTTCGTAAACGCCAGAGTATGGCTGGAAGGACATTGA
- a CDS encoding glycoside hydrolase family 31 protein — translation MSKISTGIITLITLTFSIPSFAQNNPLAKDSAIVKAGKDVRFTVLTPRVIRMEWDSTASFTNNASFVVVNRNLPVPKFSSVRKGDWLTIRTEELELKYRVNTGKFTAENLSVKYLKQKKDGFTWRPGQVEKANLKGTYRTLDGFDGDTDKKGKKMKLEDGLLSRDGWHLLDDSQSFLFDKSDWPWVTQRHAGNVQDWYFMGYGHNYKAALADYTKIAGKVPLPPRYAFGYWWSRYWSYSDNELRDLVSNFEKFNVPLDVLVIDMDWHSTDSINAKPDEFGQRKWWTGWTWDSGLFSNPERFLKWTDSKNLKTTLNLHPASGIAPFEKQYGEFARKMNFDTTSRRNIPYEGSNKKFVQNLFDVVLRPMEKQGVDFWWLDWQQWLEDKQIKGLQNTWWLNYLFFSDMERNRDTRPMLYHRWGGLGNHRYQIGFSGDAIISWKSLEFQPYFTNAASNVLYGYWSHDIGGHMFKDRDGGTLEPELYTRWMQYGALSPVFRTHSTKSSVLNKEIWNFRGDYFNAQYDAIRLRYSLVPYIYTMARKTYDTGISLCRPMYYDNPEKQEAYDFSRQYQFGDDILVAPLATPLVNGFAKVKVWLPAGNDWYEWHTGTLLKGGQTLEREFSIDEYPVYVKAGAILPMFGNDVKNLSDNPDRIKLGIFPGGSSASRMYEDNGNDKNYSKEYAYTAFKTGLQQDGSLKVSISPREGKYKEMKDSRVYELTLYGSRMPADVMVNGKPLSYKADDLNSEGWNYNGRELSVSIVLPQSSCTEQAEVLVRYPGGTHTDINNGIKERFKRLTKATTELKFKEGRSLVLPNMLGKTEETNRQLEYSPEKFEELIRTFNENYNKMPEIIKPLGLKKETESWYLGYLGLGG, via the coding sequence ATGTCTAAAATTTCCACGGGTATAATCACTCTTATTACCCTTACTTTTTCTATTCCTTCATTTGCTCAAAACAATCCGCTGGCCAAAGACAGCGCTATCGTTAAAGCGGGCAAAGATGTACGATTTACCGTGTTGACTCCCCGTGTGATCCGGATGGAGTGGGACAGCACCGCCTCTTTTACCAATAATGCCTCTTTTGTTGTTGTGAACCGCAATCTTCCGGTTCCGAAATTCAGTAGTGTAAGAAAAGGCGACTGGCTAACGATACGAACGGAAGAGCTTGAGCTGAAATATCGTGTAAACACGGGTAAGTTTACTGCTGAGAATCTTTCTGTAAAGTATCTGAAACAAAAGAAAGATGGTTTTACCTGGCGGCCCGGGCAGGTTGAGAAGGCCAACTTAAAAGGAACATACCGTACTCTCGACGGGTTTGATGGCGACACGGACAAAAAGGGTAAGAAAATGAAGCTGGAGGATGGACTGCTTTCAAGAGATGGGTGGCATCTGCTGGACGACTCACAATCATTTCTGTTTGATAAAAGCGACTGGCCCTGGGTAACTCAGCGGCACGCAGGCAATGTCCAGGACTGGTACTTTATGGGTTACGGGCACAACTACAAGGCGGCCCTTGCTGATTATACGAAGATAGCGGGAAAAGTTCCGCTGCCTCCGCGTTATGCTTTTGGCTACTGGTGGTCGAGATACTGGAGCTACTCTGATAATGAACTTCGGGACCTGGTGAGTAACTTTGAAAAGTTTAATGTGCCTCTCGATGTTTTGGTAATTGATATGGACTGGCACTCTACCGATAGCATTAACGCGAAACCGGACGAATTTGGCCAGCGTAAGTGGTGGACCGGCTGGACCTGGGACAGCGGACTTTTCTCTAATCCTGAGCGGTTTTTGAAATGGACCGACTCCAAAAATCTAAAGACAACCTTGAACCTTCACCCGGCTTCGGGGATAGCTCCTTTTGAAAAGCAGTACGGAGAGTTTGCAAGGAAAATGAATTTTGATACGACGAGCCGCAGGAATATTCCATATGAAGGTTCGAATAAGAAGTTTGTACAAAACCTGTTTGATGTTGTGCTCAGGCCGATGGAAAAGCAGGGCGTGGATTTCTGGTGGCTCGACTGGCAGCAATGGCTGGAAGATAAGCAGATTAAGGGACTGCAGAATACCTGGTGGCTTAACTATTTGTTCTTTAGTGATATGGAACGGAACAGGGATACCCGGCCGATGCTTTATCACCGCTGGGGCGGACTTGGAAACCACCGGTATCAGATCGGTTTTTCAGGCGATGCAATAATATCCTGGAAATCGCTCGAGTTTCAGCCCTACTTTACGAATGCGGCGTCAAACGTGCTGTATGGCTACTGGAGCCATGATATCGGGGGGCATATGTTCAAAGACCGGGACGGGGGAACACTTGAGCCAGAATTGTACACCCGTTGGATGCAGTATGGTGCTCTAAGTCCTGTATTCAGAACCCATTCTACAAAGAGCTCCGTTTTAAATAAGGAGATCTGGAATTTCAGGGGTGACTATTTCAATGCGCAGTACGATGCCATCAGGCTGCGTTATTCTCTTGTTCCGTATATCTATACCATGGCAAGAAAGACTTATGATACAGGTATTTCACTTTGCAGGCCTATGTATTACGATAATCCTGAAAAACAGGAAGCTTACGATTTCAGCCGGCAGTATCAGTTTGGGGATGATATTCTTGTTGCCCCTCTGGCTACGCCTTTGGTGAACGGTTTTGCTAAAGTAAAAGTGTGGCTGCCGGCAGGAAACGATTGGTATGAATGGCATACGGGTACCCTTTTAAAGGGAGGCCAGACACTTGAGAGAGAATTCTCTATTGATGAGTATCCTGTATATGTGAAGGCAGGCGCTATTTTACCGATGTTTGGCAACGATGTGAAAAACCTGAGTGATAATCCTGACAGGATCAAACTGGGCATTTTTCCGGGAGGCAGCAGCGCGTCGAGGATGTACGAAGATAACGGCAATGATAAGAATTATTCTAAGGAGTACGCTTATACTGCTTTTAAAACCGGACTGCAGCAGGACGGATCTTTGAAGGTAAGCATCTCGCCAAGAGAAGGGAAGTACAAGGAGATGAAAGATAGCAGGGTGTATGAGTTAACTCTTTACGGATCGAGGATGCCTGCAGATGTGATGGTAAACGGAAAGCCGCTGAGTTATAAAGCGGATGATCTTAATAGCGAAGGCTGGAATTACAACGGAAGGGAGTTAAGCGTCAGTATAGTTTTGCCGCAGTCGTCATGTACAGAACAGGCGGAGGTGCTGGTACGCTATCCTGGCGGCACACATACTGACATTAACAACGGCATTAAGGAAAGATTCAAGCGTTTAACTAAAGCAACAACTGAACTTAAGTTTAAAGAAGGGCGTAGCCTGGTTTTACCGAACATGCTCGGAAAAACGGAGGAAACAAACCGTCAGCTAGAGTATTCACCCGAAAAGTTTGAGGAGCTTATCAGAACGTTTAATGAAAATTATAATAAAATGCCCGAAATTATTAAACCTCTTGGCTTAAAGAAGGAAACTGAGTCATGGTATCTGGGTTATTTGGGTCTCGGCGGTTAA
- a CDS encoding Gfo/Idh/MocA family protein: protein MNRRDFIAQSAIAAAGLTILPSGVLFAKDRGVVRLGYIGVGLRGRNHINEGLLRDDVEIVAICDTQESSLKLCREQFVKAGKVLPKEYTGGVDAYKKLLERKDIDGVIISTPWAFHKDQAVDAMNAGKYVGCEVIAGLTVDDHWDIVNTSEKTGVPYMTLENVCYRRDVMAVLNMVRNGLFGELVHLEGGYQHDLRPVLFNDGKHFYGKGVEFGQEASIGEAQWRTQYNIDLNADIYPTHGIGPLMHYIDINSGNRFTNMVSFASKARGLSSYVEKMSPGHKNAKLDYKNGDVVTTTINCANGETVILSHDTHLPRPYSLGFRVQGTEGLWMDVADSIYIEGKSKNYDKWDPAKEWLEKYDHPLWKKYAAKAEGAGHGGMDWYVFNAFVQSVKQKKQTPIDVYDSVTMSVILPLSQKSISEGNQPQEFPDFTKGKWKSRKNTFALDDSGF from the coding sequence ATGAACCGTAGAGATTTCATTGCCCAGAGTGCCATCGCGGCAGCTGGATTAACTATTCTTCCCTCGGGGGTTTTATTTGCAAAGGACCGGGGTGTTGTAAGACTGGGCTATATCGGAGTGGGCCTTCGGGGAAGAAATCATATAAATGAAGGGTTATTAAGGGACGATGTTGAGATTGTAGCTATCTGTGATACGCAGGAAAGCTCGTTGAAATTGTGCAGGGAACAGTTTGTAAAGGCCGGCAAAGTGCTTCCGAAAGAGTACACGGGAGGCGTTGACGCTTATAAAAAGCTACTTGAAAGGAAAGATATCGACGGTGTTATTATTTCTACGCCATGGGCCTTCCATAAAGACCAGGCGGTAGATGCGATGAATGCAGGTAAGTACGTGGGATGTGAGGTAATAGCCGGATTAACCGTTGACGACCATTGGGATATCGTAAACACCTCGGAGAAAACCGGCGTTCCTTACATGACGCTGGAAAACGTATGTTACCGTCGTGACGTAATGGCTGTTTTGAATATGGTTCGGAATGGCTTGTTTGGCGAACTGGTACATCTGGAAGGGGGGTATCAGCATGATTTGAGACCTGTATTATTTAACGATGGCAAGCATTTTTATGGAAAGGGAGTAGAGTTTGGACAGGAGGCATCGATTGGAGAGGCGCAATGGCGAACTCAGTATAACATTGATCTGAATGCCGATATCTATCCCACCCATGGAATCGGTCCCTTGATGCACTATATTGACATTAATAGCGGAAACAGATTTACTAATATGGTTTCCTTCGCTTCTAAAGCCAGAGGCTTGAGTTCGTATGTTGAAAAAATGTCGCCCGGCCATAAAAATGCAAAGCTCGATTATAAGAATGGCGATGTGGTCACTACAACAATTAATTGCGCTAACGGCGAGACTGTGATACTAAGTCACGACACCCATTTGCCACGACCTTATTCCTTAGGATTCCGGGTTCAGGGAACGGAAGGCTTGTGGATGGATGTAGCTGATTCAATTTATATTGAGGGGAAATCAAAAAACTATGATAAATGGGATCCGGCAAAAGAATGGCTGGAAAAATATGATCACCCGCTTTGGAAAAAATATGCAGCAAAGGCTGAAGGCGCCGGTCATGGGGGCATGGACTGGTATGTGTTTAATGCCTTCGTTCAATCTGTAAAACAGAAAAAGCAGACTCCTATTGATGTGTATGATTCTGTAACTATGAGCGTAATTCTTCCTCTTTCTCAAAAGTCGATATCAGAAGGTAACCAGCCTCAGGAGTTTCCTGATTTTACTAAAGGGAAGTGGAAAAGCCGGAAAAATACCTTCGCTCTGGATGACTCAGGGTTTTAA
- a CDS encoding ectonucleotide pyrophosphatase/phosphodiesterase has translation MLHLLRVSLFFLFFLISFLQSSKAQTDTSQKVVPNRKNSLAQQKKPYVILISADGFRHDFDKKYGASFLLSMRKHGVHAASMIPSFPSSTFPNHYTLVTGMYPSHHGLIDNSFYDPQREKSYSSSDKKAVKDGSWYGGTPLWVLAEQQQMLSASFYWVGSEAAIKNTRPTYWYPYNERIDIDSRIQATVNWLKLPESERPHLITFYMPEVDHEAHQHGPDALETRNAVLFVDSAVRKLTEEVKKTGLPVNFIFVSDHGMTKANNERPLLISDIPADTAQYTISGSGTMLDVFVKNKEDIHTVYTKLKKNEKGYKVYTKFNTPSHWHYSAKDDSAGRIADVLLAADWPGYFSNRQFNPGQHGYDPYNVKDMHATFIAWGPAFRSNMQIPAFENVHVYPLVAEILGLNLQETIDGRLKVLKSVLKKEPR, from the coding sequence ATGTTACATCTTCTGCGGGTTAGTTTGTTTTTTCTTTTTTTCCTGATATCCTTTTTACAGTCATCAAAGGCTCAAACTGACACCTCTCAGAAAGTAGTTCCCAATCGGAAAAACAGTTTGGCACAGCAGAAGAAGCCGTATGTGATTTTAATATCGGCAGACGGCTTCAGGCATGACTTTGATAAGAAGTACGGAGCAAGTTTTCTCCTGTCGATGAGAAAGCACGGTGTTCATGCGGCGTCCATGATCCCTTCGTTTCCTTCCTCAACATTTCCTAATCACTATACATTGGTTACCGGGATGTATCCTTCTCATCATGGCTTAATAGATAATAGTTTTTATGATCCGCAGCGTGAAAAGTCGTACTCTTCGTCGGATAAAAAGGCAGTAAAGGATGGAAGTTGGTATGGCGGAACTCCTCTTTGGGTGCTTGCCGAGCAACAGCAGATGTTAAGCGCTAGCTTTTACTGGGTAGGCTCGGAGGCTGCAATTAAAAACACAAGGCCGACGTACTGGTATCCATATAACGAGAGAATTGACATCGATAGCAGAATTCAGGCTACCGTAAACTGGTTAAAGCTTCCGGAAAGTGAACGTCCGCATTTAATAACATTCTATATGCCCGAAGTGGACCATGAAGCCCACCAGCATGGTCCTGACGCCCTAGAAACCAGGAACGCGGTGCTGTTTGTTGATTCCGCCGTACGAAAGTTAACGGAAGAGGTTAAAAAGACAGGTCTCCCCGTGAATTTCATTTTTGTATCTGATCATGGAATGACTAAGGCGAACAATGAGCGTCCACTGCTGATCTCGGACATTCCGGCGGACACTGCCCAATATACGATTTCGGGCAGCGGAACAATGCTGGATGTTTTTGTTAAGAATAAGGAAGACATTCACACGGTTTATACCAAACTTAAAAAGAATGAGAAGGGCTATAAGGTTTATACGAAATTTAATACTCCCTCTCACTGGCATTATTCGGCGAAAGATGACTCTGCGGGTCGTATTGCTGATGTTTTGTTAGCAGCAGATTGGCCGGGATATTTTTCGAACCGGCAATTTAACCCGGGACAACATGGTTACGATCCTTACAATGTGAAAGACATGCATGCGACTTTTATCGCGTGGGGACCTGCCTTTCGATCCAACATGCAGATTCCTGCTTTCGAAAATGTTCATGTATATCCTCTGGTCGCTGAAATATTAGGATTAAATCTTCAGGAAACGATTGACGGGCGCCTGAAGGTACTGAAGTCAGTGCTCAAAAAGGAACCGCGGTAG